The genomic DNA CCCACATTACGTGAATGCGCCCCATTACGGCTTCGGGCCTGATAGCCCGGCTCCCAGCCAGCTGAGACCTCATGTGGCGGCTGCCATGGCAGAGTAGGTTAGCTGCCTTCTGCCAGCACAGGGAACAGGTCGCCCGCTATCGGTTCGCCGACCCGCAACTCCAATCCATCGGTCACCACGTGTGGTTTGCCGCTGTACTTCGTTCCGTCTGCCATGTAGATGGTGACCATCGCACGGCGTGGGCGGTCGGTATAGTTCGCTCCGGCGTAGTGGAAGGTTAATCCGTGATGGAAAGTGCAGCTGCCCGCCTTCATTCGGGCGATGTATGGAGCTTTTATCTCTTTGTCCGGTACCAGTGCGAAGATGTCCTGAGGGGTTACCAGATTAATCGGCTCCAGTTCACCCCACAGATGCGAACCTGGGATAAACTGCATACAGCCGTTGTTCTCGTCTACATCGTCCAGTGCCATCCAGCAGGAGAGCTGGTCATAGCCAATCATGGGCCAGTAGGGGCGGTCCTGGTGCCATGGCGATGGCTTGCTGTCACCGGGCATCTTGGTCAATAAATGGTCGTGCCAGAGCCGAATCCGTTTTGCGCCAATCAGCCTGCGGGCGATTTCGGCGATACGTGCATTGAGGGTGTATTGTCTTATTCCTTCATGCACCCGCCACAGGTTCACTTTCTGCACGAAGACCTTTTCGTAATCCGGGTTTGCTGCAGAGGTTTCGATGCGCGGGTCGTAGCGTTGCGAGAGCACCTCATCTGCTGCACAGCGCAACGCCTCCAGCTCGTCCGGGATCAGCACGTTGTCCAGTTGCACGAAGCCGTTTTCGCGAAAGAACGCAATCTGTTGCTCGCTCAAGGGATAGTGCGTCATGGTGAGCGACCCCCTCCTTTTATGTTTTGCCTCACTAGGTTTTGCGATAGTATACCACTGAGGCAGGGAAGATTCAATCGGCAGTGAGAGTAGCAAGAATAATCACCGTTAAACCTCCGCCCTGTTGCAGGAATCTAGTACAAGATGGCGAATTTTTCGCTCGGATAACCAGAAAAGGAGGCTCGTGCCTATGAAAGCACATGCCATTCTGGGAGGCTTGTCTGTCGTGATGCTGCTGATAGTGATTGCTGGTTGTGGAGGCGGAGGCGGACAGGTCTCGCAACCGCAAGTCTCTCAGTTCCGGGATGCGTCAGGGCGTTCTGTTCGCGACACGAACGGTAACGGTATCCCCGACCTTCCGCAGGACGCACGTCCAGCCGTCTTTCCTGCATTCTCCGGGTTTGCACCGGGGCAGGCAGTAGAGGTACAGGTCTTTCGGGACGGTGTGCCCCAGCTTTCCCAGCCACTTCTGCTCACCGCAGATGCTAACGGCAACGTTCCGCCGGTTCCCGTTTTATGGGACATCGGCGTGGACCCGCAGACCGGACAGCCAGTGGACGCTACCGGCAGCTATGTGGTGGTAGCTAGCGGCGAAGGACGACAGGTTACCTTCACTTTTGAAATCCTTGCTGGACGTTCTGCTTCGGCGAGGAATCGTCAGGTGCAATCGGGTTTCGCCTTCGTGCTGGTAGGCTCACCCCCTGTGTTCGCCCAAGGTTCGGTGCCTGCCGGCAGCCCTGCATGGGTGGAGGGCTTTGGCTTTCCTGCCAATCAACAGGTGAAGCTGTTCGTCACAAGAGACCAGGACAACTGGACAGACGGTAGCCCACTGACGGACGAGAGCGGCGGGGCGGAAACAGCAACCACCGACGGCAGTGGTAATCTGCCTCGCACACAGGTCTGGACATCCGCACAACGCAGGGGGTCAGGGCAAACCGATGGAGACTACGATGTGGTGGTAGACGTCAACCGAAACGACCGATTCGACCTCGCTACAGATGTGGTCGTTAGTGCCATCGGCACCGGCTTCACCGTTCAGGAGCTGCCTGTTAGCGGTCAGCATCTGGCGGTGGAACTGGCGGCGTCCCAGCAGGGATTCTTCAAGGACGAGTTTACCCTCACCGAGAACGTCAGTGTCTGGCTGAACCCTCCATGGCGCCCCCTAACACCCTATCAGGTAGTTCGTAAATACGTCGTACTGCACAGGAACAACTGGCAAGACGGTGATATACTGGTGGACGTCACCGGACGCCATGAACAGGACCTCATGCGTTTTGCTTGAGGGAACCAGTATACCTACCCCGTGTGGGTAGCCCTCCTCAAGCCGGGCAAGTATGATGTTGTTATCGACATGAACGGTGATGGCAAGTACACACTCGGTGTCGACTACATCGATGCGGGTATCAACTCCTCAGGACAGCAGGTGAAAGAGGCGGGCTTCGTTGTCTCGGGTACCTTCCCGCCCATCCGCCTCGTGCTGAGCGCGGAACCGCCTGTGCTCAACGCCAGCGAACAGACGGTCATTCTGGCTCAAGTTCAAACGGACACAGGGGTGCCGGTGTCCGGCGCAACCGTGAACTTCAGCATTGTCAGTGGGCAAGGTGGTCAACTGAGCGCAGGCTCGGCAACTACAAACGCCAGTGGCATTGCACAGGTGAACTTGTCTGCCACGCAACCAAACACGAGTCTGGTCATTCAAGGTGCAGTTACGCACGAAGGTCAGTCGGCACAGGCACAGGTGAATGTGCGAGTGCGCGCCTTCGGCGAACTGCAGGCGACCTTCCGGTAGCCAACCGGATGCTTAGAGGAGGTGAAAACAAGTGAATCGGCAACGTCTTTTGCTCCTCGCAGGCGGACTGATAATCGTGGCGGGCTTGCTGGCGGTAGTGACGAGCTGTGGAGGAGACAACGACGCAGGTATTACGGGAAGCAGAGACGCCGGCGACCTGGTGATAGCGGTGAACTGGGGTAACTCCCGGTTCATCCCCCCGGACGCTGTTCGGATCGATGTAGCGGTCTCCGGGGAAGGCTTGAGAGAGCCTGTCACCGCCACGATTCAGCGTCCTGAAAGTCAGACGGTCATCCGCAATTTGCCTGTTGGCTTCAAACAGGTTTTCGGAGAAGCCAAAAACAGCCAGGGGCAGACGGTGGCGCGCGGCAGCGGCAACACCCGCATCGATGAGGGGCAACGCGCCAGCGTGGATATCGTAATGGCGGAGGTTACCCCTGGCGGAGGCACCGTGCTAGTGCACACCACACGAGGCGGAGTGCCGACCAACGCCGACTTTGTGGCGTTCCAGGATGGCAACGGCGCGTGGCAGGTGGCGCAGGGAACAGGTGGACAGTACGCTCTGAACATCACAGACAACGACGGGCGATACGGCGTGGCGATTGTTTGCGTGAACGGCACAGAGGTGAGCGTCAGTATCCTCCATGCCACCCGAGCCGAGCTCGGCGAGATTCACCATGAGTGCAGCCAGCCTCTGTCCCAGAGCCTCGTGACCGTCTCGGGTGCGATCGGCGGATTGGGAATGGGAGGCGGAGCTACTGTCTTCCTGGGGACAGGCATGGGCTTCGGCTACCCGTTAATCAACACCTATAGCCTGCAAACTGTTCCCGGTACATACGACCTGATAGCCCTAAGATATGCCAATCTGGAAACCTCCACGGTTGACAAAGTCCTCATCCGCCGCAATGTCAGCGCGACTACGGACACCACGCAGGACATTGATTTCAACTCCGCAGAAGCCTTCGCTCCCGAAATGCATACTGTTACCGTGCTGGGTGCAACCGGAAGGGCGGTAGGCTCTGTCGTGTTCCGCAGCAACGGGAAAACTGTGGCAGGTTTGGGATGGAGGACCGATACCGATACCTACCCTGGTATTCCAACCAGTAAACTGGTGGGTAACGACTTCCACCTTCTGTCTGTCACAGATTACGGCTCGCAAGGGGT from Armatimonadota bacterium includes the following:
- a CDS encoding SnoK protein; this encodes MTHYPLSEQQIAFFRENGFVQLDNVLIPDELEALRCAADEVLSQRYDPRIETSAANPDYEKVFVQKVNLWRVHEGIRQYTLNARIAEIARRLIGAKRIRLWHDHLLTKMPGDSKPSPWHQDRPYWPMIGYDQLSCWMALDDVDENNGCMQFIPGSHLWGELEPINLVTPQDIFALVPDKEIKAPYIARMKAGSCTFHHGLTFHYAGANYTDRPRRAMVTIYMADGTKYSGKPHVVTDGLELRVGEPIAGDLFPVLAEGS